One genomic region from uncultured Cohaesibacter sp. encodes:
- a CDS encoding ABC transporter ATP-binding protein — protein sequence MTSVPLLEAKGLTKRFGTLLANDAVDLVVQPGEIHALLGENGAGKSTLVKMLYGSLEPTAGEIIWKGKKVNLKDPAEARKLGVGMVFQHFSLFDSMTVVENIALALPKGQKMSDLAKRIEQVSNEYGLPLKANNLVADLSVGERQRIEIVRCLLQDPQLIIMDEPTSVLTPQEAELLFKTLLRLASEGRSILYISHRLEEVQRICDTATILRHGKLVAQCTPSQETASSLASLMVGSSVKSVEREKADLSNAPVRLKLEHLDLPASGPFAIELKDICLSLKGGEVVAIAGVAGNGQSELFDAISGERATLAEAVLIDGQKVGNKSITIRRKLGAAFVPEERLSHAVVPSLRLSENVLLTRHGSDVPSMTRKGMFIKRTKTGKVGQRIAENFDIRKGEPDPNAGSLSGGNLQKFVVGREIDRSPTILIVSQPTWGVDAGAAALIRQALIDLARKGTAVLVISQDLDEIFEIADRIAVINKGSLSEAKPVEEMTLERVGLLMGGVHGDAPDDVDLSIPAKATPEDGGSNAA from the coding sequence ATGACATCAGTTCCCCTTCTTGAAGCCAAAGGCCTTACCAAGCGCTTTGGCACTCTGCTGGCCAACGACGCGGTGGATCTGGTCGTGCAACCGGGCGAAATTCACGCACTTCTGGGCGAGAATGGTGCAGGCAAATCGACCCTTGTTAAAATGCTTTACGGTTCTCTTGAGCCGACTGCAGGCGAAATCATCTGGAAAGGCAAAAAAGTCAACCTGAAAGACCCGGCCGAAGCGCGAAAGCTCGGCGTGGGGATGGTATTCCAGCATTTTTCCCTGTTCGACAGCATGACAGTTGTAGAGAATATCGCCTTGGCCTTGCCCAAAGGGCAGAAGATGTCGGATCTTGCCAAGCGTATTGAACAAGTCAGCAACGAATATGGGTTGCCTCTCAAGGCGAACAATCTGGTAGCAGATCTGTCCGTCGGGGAACGCCAGCGCATCGAGATCGTACGGTGCCTGCTGCAAGATCCTCAACTCATCATCATGGATGAGCCGACCTCCGTTTTGACCCCGCAAGAAGCTGAATTGTTATTTAAGACACTCCTGCGTCTGGCCAGTGAAGGGCGCTCGATCCTCTATATCAGCCACAGGCTGGAAGAGGTGCAGCGCATTTGTGATACGGCCACTATCCTGCGTCATGGCAAGCTGGTAGCCCAGTGCACGCCGTCTCAAGAAACGGCGTCTTCGCTCGCCAGCCTCATGGTTGGCTCGAGCGTCAAATCCGTTGAGCGCGAGAAAGCCGATCTGTCCAATGCGCCGGTAAGATTGAAACTGGAGCATCTGGATCTGCCCGCATCAGGACCATTTGCCATTGAACTCAAGGATATCTGCCTCTCCCTCAAGGGGGGAGAAGTCGTTGCCATTGCCGGTGTGGCTGGCAATGGGCAGTCCGAGTTGTTCGACGCCATTTCCGGCGAACGGGCGACACTGGCCGAAGCCGTCTTGATCGATGGTCAGAAAGTCGGCAACAAGAGCATCACCATACGCCGCAAGCTTGGCGCCGCCTTCGTGCCTGAAGAGCGGCTCAGTCATGCGGTTGTGCCATCCTTGCGGCTATCAGAAAATGTTCTGTTGACCCGCCATGGCTCCGATGTGCCATCAATGACCCGCAAGGGCATGTTCATCAAGCGCACAAAGACCGGCAAGGTCGGTCAGCGAATTGCCGAAAATTTCGATATCCGCAAAGGCGAACCAGACCCGAATGCTGGTAGCCTGTCTGGTGGTAACCTGCAAAAATTCGTTGTCGGTCGCGAGATTGACCGATCCCCGACCATTCTCATCGTCTCCCAGCCCACATGGGGCGTGGATGCCGGGGCAGCTGCCCTTATCCGGCAGGCGCTCATTGATCTGGCCAGAAAAGGCACCGCCGTTTTGGTTATTTCACAGGATCTTGACGAGATTTTCGAAATTGCAGACCGCATCGCGGTCATCAACAAGGGCTCCCTTTCTGAGGCGAAGCCAGTAGAAGAAATGACCCTTGAACGCGTTGGCCTGCTCATGGGTGGGGTCCACGGCGATGCGCCAGATGACGTTGATCTGTCGATCCCCGCCAAGGCAACGCCTGAAGATGGAGGCTCCAATGCGGCTTGA
- a CDS encoding ABC transporter permease, producing the protein MRLEMQKRGAPSQVMSLMSPVLAIILTLITGAIMFGLLGFNPGKALYVYFVEPLLDPWSLQELVVKASPLILIAVGLTICYRSNNWNIGAEGQFTMGAIFGSVLPIMFPDFQNYAVFPIMLAMGAIGGGLFAYIPALLKNRFATNEILTSLMLTYVALLFLDFLVRGPWKDPDGYNFPESRLFNDYALTPSLFEGGRMHIGAVFAVVAAILVFVLFIRTLKGFEIKVIGETPRAGNFAGFSKEKMTVFAFVVSGALTGLAGILEVAGPIGQLRPTISPGYGFTAIIVAFLGRLNPIGAIFAGLLLALSYLGGEAAQVDLGISEKTAKAFQGILLFYVLACDTLIHYRIRIVWRNKLRAKEVA; encoded by the coding sequence ATGCGGCTTGAAATGCAAAAGCGCGGCGCGCCATCCCAAGTCATGTCTCTCATGTCACCCGTTTTGGCGATTATTCTGACGCTGATCACCGGCGCCATCATGTTCGGCCTGCTCGGCTTTAATCCCGGCAAGGCTCTCTATGTCTATTTCGTTGAGCCTCTGCTGGACCCATGGAGTCTTCAGGAACTGGTCGTCAAGGCATCACCCCTCATTCTGATCGCGGTGGGCCTGACAATCTGCTACCGCTCGAACAACTGGAATATCGGCGCTGAAGGGCAGTTTACCATGGGAGCCATTTTCGGCTCCGTGCTGCCGATCATGTTCCCTGACTTCCAGAATTATGCCGTATTCCCGATCATGCTGGCCATGGGCGCGATCGGCGGCGGACTGTTTGCCTATATTCCGGCCTTATTGAAGAACCGTTTTGCCACCAACGAAATCCTGACCAGCCTGATGCTCACCTATGTAGCGCTACTGTTCCTCGATTTCCTCGTGCGTGGCCCATGGAAAGACCCGGATGGGTACAATTTCCCCGAAAGTCGCCTGTTCAATGATTATGCGCTGACGCCAAGCCTGTTTGAAGGCGGACGGATGCATATCGGCGCGGTATTCGCCGTCGTCGCTGCAATCCTCGTCTTCGTGCTCTTCATCCGCACGCTGAAAGGCTTTGAAATCAAGGTCATCGGCGAAACTCCGAGGGCAGGGAACTTTGCCGGTTTCTCAAAGGAAAAGATGACCGTGTTCGCCTTCGTCGTGTCTGGCGCGCTCACAGGGCTTGCCGGTATTCTCGAGGTTGCCGGACCGATTGGCCAGCTGCGCCCGACCATTTCGCCGGGCTATGGCTTCACCGCCATCATCGTGGCCTTTCTGGGCCGCCTCAACCCGATTGGTGCCATCTTTGCTGGTCTGTTGCTGGCTCTCTCCTATCTGGGGGGCGAGGCCGCACAGGTTGATCTAGGCATTTCGGAAAAAACAGCCAAGGCATTCCAGGGCATTCTGCTCTTCTATGTTCTGGCCTGTGACACGCTCATTCACTATCGTATACGTATTGTGTGGCGGAACAAGCTGCGCGCAAAAGAGGTCGCCTGA
- a CDS encoding ABC transporter permease, whose translation MEFADALLVSIVTASTPLLLAAIGELVVERSGVLNLGVEGMMIMGAVCAFATSLTTGNPYLGILAGIAGGAVMALLFAFLTLGLVANQYATGLALSLLGLGFSGMIGEHYVGTPGVKLPTLDIPVLSDIPVIGDAIFNQDILFYMTIALVFGVSWFLFKSRAGLILRSVGENHNSAHALGYNVNRVRLYAVLFGGVCSGLSGSYLSLVYTNLWIENMTAGRGWIALALVVFASWLPWRTIAGAYLFGAVLILQFHAQGAGWEVPSQLLSALPYLATIVALVFISRNRTVARVNTPSCLGQSFVPDR comes from the coding sequence ATGGAATTCGCAGATGCCTTGCTTGTCTCTATTGTAACGGCCTCAACCCCGCTTCTGCTTGCCGCAATCGGTGAGCTTGTCGTGGAACGGTCCGGCGTTCTCAATCTCGGTGTCGAAGGCATGATGATCATGGGTGCGGTCTGTGCCTTTGCCACATCGCTGACCACCGGCAACCCCTATCTGGGCATTCTGGCCGGTATCGCAGGGGGCGCAGTCATGGCGCTACTCTTTGCGTTCCTGACCTTGGGCCTGGTGGCCAACCAATATGCGACCGGCCTAGCGCTCAGTCTGCTGGGTTTGGGCTTTTCCGGCATGATCGGCGAGCATTATGTTGGCACACCCGGTGTCAAACTCCCGACCCTTGATATTCCGGTTCTATCTGACATCCCCGTCATCGGGGACGCCATATTCAATCAGGACATCCTGTTTTATATGACCATTGCGCTCGTCTTCGGCGTAAGCTGGTTCCTGTTCAAAAGCCGTGCTGGCCTTATCTTGCGATCTGTGGGCGAAAACCATAACTCCGCCCATGCACTGGGTTATAATGTTAACCGCGTTCGCCTTTATGCCGTTCTGTTTGGCGGCGTTTGCTCCGGTCTCTCTGGCTCATATCTATCGCTCGTTTATACCAACTTGTGGATCGAGAACATGACAGCGGGCCGCGGCTGGATCGCACTGGCGCTGGTTGTGTTCGCCTCCTGGCTGCCATGGCGTACAATCGCCGGAGCCTATCTGTTTGGCGCTGTTCTGATCTTACAGTTCCACGCGCAGGGCGCTGGCTGGGAAGTTCCTTCACAGCTGCTGTCGGCTTTGCCCTATCTTGCAACAATCGTCGCATTGGTTTTCATTTCCCGCAACCGCACAGTGGCACGGGTCAATACACCTTCCTGTCTGGGGCAATCCTTTGTTCCAGACCGTTGA
- a CDS encoding BMP family ABC transporter substrate-binding protein produces the protein MRKLFAAAAAVALGLTASLGAQAADKTKVGFVYVGPVGDMGWSYQHDQGRQAIEKKFGDKVETTYVESVSEGPDAERVIEKLARAGNDIIFTTSFGYMNPTVKVAKKYPDVKFEHATGYKRADNVSTYGARFYEGRYILGQIAAKMTKTKTVGYIGATPIPEVIRGINSFMLGAQSIDPDLKVKIIWINSWFDPGKEADAAKALIDQGADILVQHTDSAAPLQVAAERGVLGFGQASDMIKFAPKNQLTAIVDHWDEYYISRVQAVMDGTWKSEDTWGGFDKEMVHMAEFTNMPEDVAKMATETEAKIKSGELHPFDGPVYKQDGTLAVKEGETLDDGTLLGMNWYVKGIDGKVPQ, from the coding sequence ATGCGTAAACTATTCGCAGCGGCAGCAGCCGTCGCTCTCGGCCTGACCGCCTCTCTGGGGGCACAGGCTGCAGACAAAACCAAAGTCGGCTTTGTCTATGTCGGACCAGTGGGAGACATGGGCTGGTCCTATCAGCACGATCAGGGCCGTCAGGCTATCGAAAAGAAATTCGGCGACAAGGTTGAAACCACCTATGTCGAAAGCGTTTCTGAAGGTCCGGACGCTGAACGCGTTATCGAAAAGCTGGCTCGCGCAGGCAACGACATCATCTTCACCACGTCGTTTGGTTACATGAACCCGACTGTGAAAGTGGCCAAAAAGTATCCTGACGTGAAGTTCGAGCACGCTACCGGTTACAAACGCGCCGACAACGTTTCCACTTACGGTGCACGCTTCTATGAAGGCCGCTACATTCTGGGTCAGATTGCCGCCAAGATGACCAAGACCAAGACCGTTGGTTATATCGGGGCAACCCCGATCCCTGAAGTCATTCGCGGTATCAACTCCTTCATGCTCGGCGCACAGTCCATCGATCCTGATCTTAAGGTCAAGATCATCTGGATCAACAGCTGGTTCGACCCAGGCAAGGAAGCAGACGCAGCCAAAGCCCTCATCGACCAGGGCGCTGACATTCTGGTTCAGCACACCGACTCCGCAGCTCCGCTGCAGGTTGCAGCAGAACGCGGCGTTCTGGGCTTTGGTCAGGCTTCAGACATGATCAAGTTCGCCCCGAAAAACCAGCTGACCGCAATCGTCGATCACTGGGATGAATATTACATTTCCCGCGTTCAGGCTGTCATGGACGGCACCTGGAAGTCCGAAGACACCTGGGGTGGTTTCGACAAGGAAATGGTTCATATGGCTGAATTCACCAACATGCCGGAAGATGTTGCCAAAATGGCCACTGAAACCGAAGCAAAGATCAAGTCTGGTGAACTTCATCCGTTTGACGGACCTGTCTACAAGCAGGACGGTACCCTTGCAGTCAAAGAAGGCGAAACCCTTGACGATGGCACTCTGCTTGGCATGAACTGGTATGTAAAAGGCATTGATGGCAAAGTTCCGCAATAA
- a CDS encoding ABC transporter ATP-binding protein — MASLSIRNAVKRFGAVEVIKNVSLDLNDGEFLVLLGASGCGKSTLLNMIAGLENITEGEIRIGDRVVNDVHPKDRDIAMVFQSYALYPNMTVEKNIAFGLEMRGIPKDERNKLVTEVATMLQIDHLLDRKPAQLSGGQRQRVAMGRALVRRPEIFLFDEPLSNLDAKLRLEMRTEIKRLHKELNATIVYVTHDQIEAMTLADRIAILKDGIVQQYATPAEIYNEPTNVFIASLVGSPPMNFLNARLETVNGNVVAHVPLTKDPNGQKFDLSLKGYDSDLSGYIGKEVIIGIRPENISYTDEPVMEGHEVVQGEVDVVEPTGADTLCHIKWGINSVLARINNRIDVAIGDKFNCAIDMKRTNVFDKETETRI, encoded by the coding sequence ATGGCATCCCTATCAATAAGAAATGCGGTCAAACGCTTTGGGGCAGTTGAAGTCATCAAGAATGTATCCCTCGATCTCAATGATGGTGAATTCCTCGTTCTCCTTGGTGCTTCGGGGTGTGGTAAATCCACCCTGTTGAACATGATCGCCGGTCTGGAGAATATCACGGAAGGGGAAATCCGGATCGGAGATCGGGTCGTCAATGATGTGCATCCCAAGGACCGAGACATCGCGATGGTGTTCCAGTCCTATGCGCTCTATCCGAATATGACCGTGGAGAAAAACATCGCCTTCGGCTTGGAGATGCGCGGCATCCCGAAAGACGAACGCAACAAGCTGGTGACTGAGGTGGCGACCATGTTGCAGATCGACCATTTGCTGGACCGGAAACCGGCGCAGCTTTCGGGCGGTCAGAGGCAGCGTGTGGCCATGGGGCGCGCTCTGGTGCGTCGGCCGGAAATCTTTCTGTTCGATGAGCCATTGTCGAACCTTGATGCCAAGTTACGCCTTGAAATGCGCACGGAAATCAAGCGTTTGCACAAGGAACTTAACGCAACGATCGTGTATGTGACCCATGACCAGATCGAGGCCATGACCCTGGCGGACCGGATTGCCATCCTCAAGGACGGCATCGTCCAGCAATATGCGACGCCAGCGGAGATCTATAACGAGCCCACCAACGTCTTTATCGCCAGTCTGGTTGGCTCTCCTCCGATGAATTTTCTCAATGCGCGGCTTGAAACAGTGAATGGAAATGTGGTGGCCCATGTACCGCTCACTAAAGATCCTAACGGTCAAAAGTTTGACCTTTCGCTGAAGGGGTATGACTCTGATTTGTCGGGTTATATCGGCAAAGAGGTCATTATCGGTATCCGGCCTGAGAATATCAGCTACACCGACGAGCCCGTAATGGAGGGCCATGAAGTGGTCCAAGGTGAAGTTGATGTTGTCGAACCTACGGGGGCTGATACCCTCTGTCACATCAAATGGGGCATCAACTCGGTGCTCGCCCGCATCAACAACCGCATTGATGTTGCTATCGGAGACAAATTCAATTGTGCAATCGATATGAAACGCACCAATGTCTTTGATAAGGAAACGGAAACCCGCATCTAG
- a CDS encoding carbohydrate ABC transporter permease gives MSNLDIVRPETSSFQWVGRLLIWTILLLFCFWFLMPAYVVISTSLKNLEEIRGGSLLALPHELNFTAWQHAWNQACIGVQCEGLQPYFMNSVMMAVPAVLVSTTLGALTGYTLTKWRFKGSNIVFALILFGCFVPFQVVILPMAQTLGILRLTNTVYGLILVHSVYGLAFTTLFFRNYYVTIPDELIRAATIDGAGFFTIFFRILLPISPPIIVVAVIWQFTQIWNDFLFGVSFTTGGSQPLMVALNNLVNTTTGVKQYNVDMAAALITAAPTLLVYIVAGRYFVRGLTAGSVKG, from the coding sequence ATGTCTAATCTGGATATCGTAAGACCCGAAACTTCGTCATTCCAGTGGGTCGGCCGCCTGTTGATCTGGACCATTCTGCTTCTGTTTTGCTTCTGGTTCCTCATGCCAGCCTATGTGGTCATCAGTACGTCTCTGAAAAATCTGGAAGAAATCCGGGGCGGTTCTCTGTTGGCCCTGCCTCATGAGTTGAATTTTACAGCATGGCAACACGCCTGGAACCAAGCCTGTATCGGTGTGCAGTGCGAAGGATTGCAGCCCTATTTCATGAATTCGGTGATGATGGCTGTTCCGGCAGTGTTGGTTTCAACAACACTTGGCGCTCTGACCGGATACACGCTCACCAAATGGCGTTTCAAGGGAAGCAATATTGTCTTCGCGCTCATCCTGTTTGGCTGTTTTGTGCCGTTTCAGGTGGTTATCCTGCCTATGGCGCAGACGCTTGGCATCCTGAGACTGACCAACACGGTCTATGGCCTCATTCTGGTGCATTCGGTCTATGGTCTCGCCTTCACCACCCTGTTTTTCAGGAACTACTATGTCACGATCCCTGATGAACTCATTCGGGCTGCGACCATTGATGGCGCAGGATTTTTCACGATCTTCTTCCGTATCCTGTTGCCGATTTCCCCGCCAATCATCGTGGTAGCGGTCATTTGGCAATTCACCCAGATCTGGAATGACTTCCTCTTCGGTGTCAGCTTTACCACCGGAGGGTCGCAGCCGCTGATGGTTGCGCTCAACAACCTTGTAAACACGACCACCGGGGTCAAGCAGTATAACGTTGATATGGCTGCAGCCCTGATCACCGCAGCGCCTACGCTGCTGGTTTATATCGTTGCCGGTCGATATTTTGTCCGCGGCCTGACCGCAGGCTCGGTAAAAGGATAA
- a CDS encoding sugar ABC transporter permease produces the protein MASVAGRIADRLERMIPKLVIAPGFLAILLFVYGFIIWTAYISFSKSKMLPNYTLIGLRPYERLFQMDRWNVAFTNLLIFGISFIAISIIIGVLLAILLDQRIRIEGAIRTIYLYPMAISFVITGTAWKWIMNPSLGLETVVRSWGWESFSFGWIVDQNMAVYALVMAAVWQSSGFVMALFLSALRSVDQDIIKAASLDGASTAKIYLRIILPSMRPVFMSAVVILAHLAIKSFDLVVALTNGGPGYSSTLPANFMYEMTFRRNEIGVGAASAIIMLLTVMAIMVPYLYSELRGSRNV, from the coding sequence ATGGCTAGTGTTGCGGGGAGAATAGCGGACAGGTTGGAGAGAATGATCCCCAAGCTTGTTATTGCTCCAGGCTTTTTGGCGATATTGCTGTTTGTCTACGGATTCATCATCTGGACGGCCTATATCTCTTTTTCAAAGTCGAAGATGTTGCCCAATTACACTCTGATCGGGCTGCGCCCGTATGAGCGATTGTTCCAGATGGATCGATGGAATGTCGCTTTTACCAATCTGCTCATCTTTGGTATCTCATTCATCGCAATATCCATCATTATCGGCGTGTTGCTTGCAATTTTGCTTGATCAGCGCATTCGTATCGAGGGTGCGATCCGGACGATCTACCTCTACCCCATGGCGATTTCATTTGTGATTACCGGTACAGCCTGGAAATGGATCATGAATCCATCGCTTGGGTTGGAGACCGTGGTGCGTTCGTGGGGCTGGGAATCTTTCTCTTTTGGCTGGATCGTAGATCAGAATATGGCGGTCTATGCTCTTGTCATGGCCGCGGTTTGGCAATCATCCGGTTTCGTCATGGCCCTGTTCCTTTCGGCGCTCAGGAGCGTTGATCAGGATATCATCAAGGCGGCCAGTCTGGATGGTGCTTCGACTGCGAAGATCTATCTAAGGATCATCCTGCCCTCTATGCGACCCGTCTTCATGAGTGCGGTGGTCATTTTGGCGCATCTTGCGATCAAGAGCTTTGATCTCGTCGTTGCATTGACCAACGGTGGCCCGGGATACTCCTCCACTCTGCCAGCCAACTTCATGTATGAGATGACCTTCCGCCGCAACGAGATCGGCGTTGGTGCCGCATCTGCCATCATTATGCTTCTGACCGTTATGGCGATCATGGTGCCTTATCTCTATTCAGAACTGCGAGGGTCAAGAAATGTCTAA